One genomic region from Pseudoduganella dura encodes:
- a CDS encoding DUF808 domain-containing protein, translating to MAGTSLLALIDDIATILDDVAAMSKVAAKKTAGVLGDDLALNAQQVAGVKADRELPVVWAVAVGSMKNKAILVPAALAISAFAPWAVTPLLMIGGAYLCFEGFEKLAHKFLHSKEEDEAHHAELASAVANPEIDLVALEKEKIKGAVRTDFILSAEIIVIALGTVAGVPFSQQVAVLVAIALAMTVGVYGLVAAIVKMDDAGLYLTQRTGGGMAVPRAIGRLLLAAAPKLMKLLSVLGTVAMFMVGGSIITHGAPFLHHTIEQAAASAGPILGAITTHAADIVVGVITGAIVLAGVMLVSKLLRGLKRKTT from the coding sequence ATGGCCGGAACCAGCCTGCTTGCACTGATCGACGATATTGCCACCATCCTTGACGACGTTGCCGCGATGAGCAAGGTCGCCGCCAAGAAAACCGCCGGCGTGCTGGGCGACGACCTGGCGCTGAACGCGCAGCAGGTAGCGGGCGTGAAAGCGGATCGCGAATTGCCCGTGGTGTGGGCGGTGGCTGTCGGCTCGATGAAAAACAAGGCCATCCTGGTGCCCGCCGCGCTGGCGATCAGCGCGTTCGCGCCATGGGCCGTCACCCCGCTGCTGATGATCGGCGGCGCCTACCTGTGCTTCGAGGGCTTCGAAAAACTGGCTCACAAGTTCCTGCACAGCAAGGAAGAAGACGAGGCGCACCATGCCGAGCTGGCCTCGGCGGTCGCCAACCCGGAAATCGACCTGGTGGCGCTGGAGAAGGAAAAGATCAAGGGCGCGGTGCGCACCGACTTCATCCTGTCCGCCGAGATCATCGTCATCGCGCTGGGTACCGTGGCCGGCGTGCCGTTCAGCCAGCAGGTGGCGGTGCTGGTGGCCATCGCGCTGGCGATGACGGTCGGCGTGTACGGCCTGGTGGCGGCCATCGTGAAGATGGACGATGCCGGCCTGTACCTGACGCAGCGCACCGGCGGCGGCATGGCCGTGCCCCGCGCCATCGGCCGCCTGCTGCTGGCCGCCGCGCCAAAGCTGATGAAACTGCTGTCGGTGCTCGGTACCGTGGCGATGTTCATGGTGGGCGGCAGCATCATCACGCACGGCGCGCCGTTCCTGCACCACACGATCGAGCAGGCGGCGGCATCGGCCGGCCCGATCCTGGGCGCGATCACCACGCACGCGGCCGATATCGTGGTCGGCGTCATCACCGGCGCGATCGTGCTGGCTGGCGTGATGCTTGTCAGCAAGCTGCTGCGCGGCCTCAAGCGCAAGACCACGTAG
- the yiaA gene encoding inner membrane protein YiaA — protein MAIAQRPTSAFVGASWLALLVGVITYLVGLWNASMQLNEKGYYFTLLLYGLFAAVSLQKSVRDRMEGIRVTSLYFGLCWVSVLAALVLLGVGLWNATLAPSEKGFYAMSFALSLFAAVAVQKNVRDSADLAEPSGDTL, from the coding sequence ATGGCAATCGCTCAACGTCCCACTTCCGCCTTCGTCGGCGCATCCTGGCTGGCGCTGCTGGTCGGGGTGATCACTTACCTCGTCGGCCTGTGGAACGCGTCGATGCAGCTCAACGAGAAGGGGTATTACTTCACGCTGCTGCTGTATGGCCTGTTCGCCGCCGTGTCGCTGCAAAAATCCGTGCGCGACCGGATGGAAGGCATCCGCGTCACGTCGCTGTATTTCGGCTTGTGCTGGGTATCGGTGCTGGCCGCGCTGGTGCTGCTGGGCGTGGGCTTGTGGAACGCCACGCTGGCACCGAGCGAGAAGGGGTTTTATGCGATGTCGTTCGCGCTGAGCCTGTTCGCGGCGGTCGCCGTGCAAAAGAACGTGCGCGACAGTGCCGATCTGGCCGAACCTTCGGGCGATACCCTTTGA
- a CDS encoding LysE family transporter, which produces MSFATWLGFAISAVIIALSPGSGAVLSMSHGLSYGVKKASATVMGLQLGLLLVLFIAGAGVGSLLLASEVAFNIVKTVGAMYLIWLGLAQWRARVTQGTEVGVASRAALPSVKRRIMTGFFTNATNPKGIIFMVAVLPQFITQGEPVLPQLLILAATMVTIDMTVMHGYAFLASTMQGYFRDPRAMRVQNRIFGGLLMAVGAALFFVKRNA; this is translated from the coding sequence ATGAGCTTCGCCACCTGGCTGGGATTCGCCATTTCCGCGGTCATCATCGCACTGTCTCCCGGCTCCGGCGCCGTGTTGTCGATGTCGCACGGGCTGTCGTATGGCGTGAAAAAAGCCAGCGCCACGGTAATGGGGTTGCAGCTGGGCCTGCTGCTGGTGCTGTTCATCGCCGGGGCGGGCGTCGGTTCGCTGCTGCTGGCTTCCGAAGTGGCATTCAACATCGTCAAGACGGTGGGGGCGATGTACCTGATCTGGCTGGGGCTGGCGCAATGGCGCGCCCGGGTCACGCAAGGCACGGAGGTCGGGGTGGCGTCACGCGCCGCGCTGCCCTCGGTGAAGCGCCGCATCATGACGGGATTCTTCACCAACGCCACCAACCCGAAAGGCATCATCTTCATGGTGGCGGTGCTGCCGCAGTTCATTACCCAGGGCGAACCGGTGCTGCCCCAGCTGCTGATTCTGGCCGCGACGATGGTGACGATCGACATGACAGTCATGCATGGCTACGCCTTCCTGGCGTCGACGATGCAGGGCTACTTCCGCGACCCGCGGGCAATGCGCGTGCAGAACCGCATCTTCGGCGGCCTGCTGATGGCGGTGGGCGCGGCGCTGTTCTTCGTCAAACGTAACGCCTGA